The following proteins are co-located in the Apium graveolens cultivar Ventura chromosome 5, ASM990537v1, whole genome shotgun sequence genome:
- the LOC141723672 gene encoding uncharacterized protein LOC141723672 isoform X2, translated as MISSSKEADNTLKQEDKSSEGKISKASSTSTSWSRLKDPRIVRVSRAFGGKDRHSKVCTVRGLRDRRVRLSVPTAIQLYDLQDRLGLNQPSKVVDWLLNVAKNDIDELPPLQVPPGTFSQFHQAMLHGVNASQTAEKSQSQVNWNDHLELTTSNYWSNSDGTTNLRDRLKSKEIVEETDGNNEENWTKGTQKSDLDQGHNDAFTSSNFFERANQSNSHSENLISQSTSLSTPSGPQFVVYPHAREYDPKEMFNFQMLSSSINTTSQTSSFPNPPFHTINQAMRPFNLSRDPYSGTAPNKDE; from the exons ATGATTTCGAGTTCAAAAGAAGCAGACAATACACTAAAGCAAGAAGACAAGTCAAGTGAAGGTAAGATCTCTAAAGCATCATCCACCTCAACTTCATGGTCAAGATTAAAGGATCCGCGGATTGTACGAGTTTCGCGAGCTTTTGGAGGAAAAGACAGACATAGCAAAGTGTGCACAGTTAGAGGACTGAGAGACAGACGTGTACGATTATCAGTACCCACTGCCATTCAACTCTACGATCTTCAAGACAGGTTAGGCCTGAATCAGCCTAGTAAAGTTGTCGATTGGTTGCTTAATGTAGCTAAGAATGACATCGACGAACTTCCTCCACTTCAAGTGCCTCCTGGAACCTTCTCACAATTTCATCAAGCAATGTTACATGGAGTTAATGCTTCTCAGACAGCTGAAAAATCGCAAAGCCAGGTCAACTGGAATGATCACTTAGAATTAACAACATCGAATTATTGGAGTAATTCGGATGGTACTACTAATTTGAGGGATCGTCTGAAATCTAAGGAAATTGTTGAAGAAACAGATGGAAACAATGAAGAAAACTGGACAAAAGGAACACAAAAGAGTGACCTTGATCAAGGGCATAATGATGCATTCACTTCATCCAATTTCTTCGAAAGAGCTAATCAATCAAATTCCCACTCAG AAAATCTGATATCACAATCAACTTCCTTGTCTACACCATCTGGACCTCAATTTGTTGTTTATCCTCATGCGCGAGAGTATGATCCAAAAGAGATGTTCAACTTCCAAATGTTAAGCTCGAGTATTAATACTACTTCACAAACTTCTTCCTTTCCAAATCCACCTTTTCATACTATAAACCAAGCCATGAGACCGTTCAATTTGAGCAGGGATCCTTATAGCGGAACTGCACCAAACAAAGATGAATGA
- the LOC141723672 gene encoding uncharacterized protein LOC141723672 isoform X1, translating to MISSSKEADNTLKQEDKSSEGKISKASSTSTSWSRLKDPRIVRVSRAFGGKDRHSKVCTVRGLRDRRVRLSVPTAIQLYDLQDRLGLNQPSKVVDWLLNVAKNDIDELPPLQVPPGTFSQFHQAMLHGVNASQTAEKSQSQVNWNDHLELTTSNYWSNSDGTTNLRDRLKSKEIVEETDGNNEENWTKGTQKSDLDQGHNDAFTSSNFFERANQSNSHSGTLNNMNIPLQDPSFLRWDSSNLSRSHTENLISQSTSLSTPSGPQFVVYPHAREYDPKEMFNFQMLSSSINTTSQTSSFPNPPFHTINQAMRPFNLSRDPYSGTAPNKDE from the coding sequence ATGATTTCGAGTTCAAAAGAAGCAGACAATACACTAAAGCAAGAAGACAAGTCAAGTGAAGGTAAGATCTCTAAAGCATCATCCACCTCAACTTCATGGTCAAGATTAAAGGATCCGCGGATTGTACGAGTTTCGCGAGCTTTTGGAGGAAAAGACAGACATAGCAAAGTGTGCACAGTTAGAGGACTGAGAGACAGACGTGTACGATTATCAGTACCCACTGCCATTCAACTCTACGATCTTCAAGACAGGTTAGGCCTGAATCAGCCTAGTAAAGTTGTCGATTGGTTGCTTAATGTAGCTAAGAATGACATCGACGAACTTCCTCCACTTCAAGTGCCTCCTGGAACCTTCTCACAATTTCATCAAGCAATGTTACATGGAGTTAATGCTTCTCAGACAGCTGAAAAATCGCAAAGCCAGGTCAACTGGAATGATCACTTAGAATTAACAACATCGAATTATTGGAGTAATTCGGATGGTACTACTAATTTGAGGGATCGTCTGAAATCTAAGGAAATTGTTGAAGAAACAGATGGAAACAATGAAGAAAACTGGACAAAAGGAACACAAAAGAGTGACCTTGATCAAGGGCATAATGATGCATTCACTTCATCCAATTTCTTCGAAAGAGCTAATCAATCAAATTCCCACTCAGGTACGCTAAATAATATGAATATTCCTCTACAAGATCCTTCATTTCTGAGATGGGATTCTTCCAACTTATCACGGTCACATACAGAAAATCTGATATCACAATCAACTTCCTTGTCTACACCATCTGGACCTCAATTTGTTGTTTATCCTCATGCGCGAGAGTATGATCCAAAAGAGATGTTCAACTTCCAAATGTTAAGCTCGAGTATTAATACTACTTCACAAACTTCTTCCTTTCCAAATCCACCTTTTCATACTATAAACCAAGCCATGAGACCGTTCAATTTGAGCAGGGATCCTTATAGCGGAACTGCACCAAACAAAGATGAATGA